The genomic interval AGCGTGTTAGGGCAGTCTCAAGATAATTTCGTCATTGTGCCGTTGTCCACCTTTCAGAAGCAGTTTGGCGCCCGTCGCTCGCTCTCAATCTACATCAAAGGCGACCCGGCCGTCCCACTGCAGCGAGTTCAAGATCAAACTCGCGTGGTGCTGCGTAGTCGGCATCAGCTCGCCTACAATCAGGAGGATGATTTCAGCCTTGTCACCAACGAGGCAACCGAAGCGCTCTTTGGTCGGTTCATTGCCGGCGTTGCTGCGGTGGCGCTGCCGGTCACAGGGATTTCGCTCATCGTCGGCGGCATCGTCATCATGAACACGATGCTTGTGTCCGTCAGCGAGCGCACCAAAGAAATTGGTATTCGCAAAAGCGTTGGCGCGCGCCGCCGCGACATCACCATCCAATTTCTGCTGGAGTCATCACTCTTAGCGGGCGTGGGCGGCGTGATCGGTGTGGTCATAGCGCTCATCATCACCACGCTTGGTTCGCGCGTCATCGGCATCCCCATGGCTCTGCCCCTGTGGGCATTGGCCGCTGCGTTGCTGGTTTCGACCGGCGTTGGACTGACATTCGGTATTTACCCGGCATTCCGAGCTGCTCGCTTAGACCCTGTTGAGGCGATGCGCACAGAAAACTAAAGGAGTCATTTACTCCTTTCGTGAAGCGATTGTATCATTAAGCTGCGGCTCGATGGTTCGCTGAGCCAATGCGTCACCAAGCAATTTCTTATGAAGCTGAATCGTCAAGAGCTGATTGAGAACGTGGCATTCGCGGCGACTGCGATTCGCGCCCACAAGCTGCGCTCGCTGTTGACTGTGCTGGGCGTTGTCATTGGCACGATGACGGTCACGGCTGTGTCATCTGTGTTGACAGGCTTGGAGATTCAAACTCGCGAATACGCTGAAACGTTTGGGCCCAATGTGCTCTACATTACAAAGTTCGATAAAATCGGGCCGCGTTTCAGCCGTCCGCCGCAGGAGGAGCGCATGCGCAAGCCGCTGGTTTATGAAGACGCTGTCGCCATTGCAGCATTACCCAGCGTCGAGGCCGCCAGTCCGTTTCTCATCTTGGGCAGCTTCGGCCCGAGTGGCACAACCATACCGGTAAAATACCGGGGCGTCGAAGCTAGCAATCCGATTCTGTTCGGTGTGTGGCCGAATTACCCGGAGGTGCGAAATGTGCTGCTCAAACAAGGACGCTTCTTCACCGCAACCGAACATGATCGGCGGCTCAAGGTTGCCGTCATAGGTTCGTCTATTGCCGACACGTTATTTGGCGTTGTGGACCCGTTAGAAAAGGAAATTGCCATCGGCAACGACGTGTTTCGCGTCATCGGCGTGTTGGAAAAGGGACCGGGCGGCTTATTTGGCGGAGACAATGTTGAAGATCGAACAATCCTCATGCCGTATGCAACGTTGGAGAAGATGCATCCCGAGCTGGAAACGCTCTCAGTCATTGCGCACTCACGCGACGGCCAATTCAATCTGATGGTGGACCAAATCACCGAACTGATGCGCCGACGCCGTGGCGTGCCTGCTGACAAACCAAACGACTTCGGACTCAATGAACCGCTCGGCATCTTTGAAGCTGTGCGTGACATCAGTGGGATCGTCGCTGCCATTGTCATTCCGATTTCGGCCACAGGCTTGCTCATTGGCGGAGTCGGCATTATGAACATCATGCTCGTTTCGGTCACCGAGCGGACTCGCGAGATCGGCGTCCGACGAGCAATCGGCGCGCGCCGCCGCGACATCGTTCAGCAATTTCTTATCGAAGCAACTGCGCTGGCACTCGTCGGTGGGGCGTTGGGTGTGTTTGTCGGCGTGGCAATTAGCGCCATTGTACACCAATTCATCCCGGAGATCCCTTCGCAAGTCCCATTGTGGTCTATCATGGCTGGGCTTGGCGTTTCGATCGGTGTCGGCCTCACCTTTGGGCTCTGGCCGGCGATCAAAGCGGCCCGCTTGGACCCGGCAGTCGCACTGCGTTATGAGTAGGCCCTGTGCGTGGGAGCTTAACTGTGATTATCTGGGCAGCACGCCAAACCGCTGTAGTGATATGATCCAGACTCGATGATAACAGGGGTCAACTGTGATTATCTGGGCAGCACCCCAAATCGTTCCTCTAACGCACGACGACGAAATTCAAAAATCTCATTCAGCCGCTTGCTGACTATCAGCTCGTGCGCGAGCGTACCAATTGGCCCGAGCGGCAACATATAGTGCACAATGTCCTGCATGCGGACGCCGCCTTCGATCTGATCAAACAGATGCTGATGATGCCAAAACCGATACGGCCCCCATCGTTGCTCATCAACGAACAGGTGTGGCTCACTGACATGAGTGATCTCCGTGACCCAACGAACAGGCAGTCGCCCAATCGGCGTGATCGTGTAGGTGACGATCATGCCGGGATACATCCGCTCTGGCAGAGGTGAGGTGACGCAAAATCGTAACCATGCTGGCGTGATGAGCGGCAAATTCTGCGGATTGGAAAAGAAGTCCCAGGCTTGTTCAATTGAGATGGGTAAGCATTGGATACGATGCAGGCGATAGAGTTTCAACCCG from Blastocatellia bacterium carries:
- a CDS encoding ABC transporter permease is translated as MKLNRQELIENVAFAATAIRAHKLRSLLTVLGVVIGTMTVTAVSSVLTGLEIQTREYAETFGPNVLYITKFDKIGPRFSRPPQEERMRKPLVYEDAVAIAALPSVEAASPFLILGSFGPSGTTIPVKYRGVEASNPILFGVWPNYPEVRNVLLKQGRFFTATEHDRRLKVAVIGSSIADTLFGVVDPLEKEIAIGNDVFRVIGVLEKGPGGLFGGDNVEDRTILMPYATLEKMHPELETLSVIAHSRDGQFNLMVDQITELMRRRRGVPADKPNDFGLNEPLGIFEAVRDISGIVAAIVIPISATGLLIGGVGIMNIMLVSVTERTREIGVRRAIGARRRDIVQQFLIEATALALVGGALGVFVGVAISAIVHQFIPEIPSQVPLWSIMAGLGVSIGVGLTFGLWPAIKAARLDPAVALRYE
- a CDS encoding SRPBCC family protein: MKLYRLHRIQCLPISIEQAWDFFSNPQNLPLITPAWLRFCVTSPLPERMYPGMIVTYTITPIGRLPVRWVTEITHVSEPHLFVDEQRWGPYRFWHHQHLFDQIEGGVRMQDIVHYMLPLGPIGTLAHELIVSKRLNEIFEFRRRALEERFGVLPR